GGGCTGGTCAATGGGGAAATGGGGATACACTGGTCAAAGAGTACAAGCTACCAattttaagatgaataagttctggggatctaatatacagcatgttgattataattaataatactgtattacataccAGAAAGTAGTTacgagagtagatcttaagtgctctcaccacaaaaataaaattgtaatgatGTGATGTGATGGGAGGTATtgctaatgctatggtggtaatcattttgcaatatgtaagtgtatctatcaacacattgtacactttaaacttacacaatgttaatcaattatatctcaataaagctggggggaaaaatgtaaatcatacatttttaaagaactacGTAAGATAGTGATTCACACCCAGGAATCAGGGCCTTCATTTAAAATCCTGACATCAAGACTTTTACTGCCAGTTAAAAAAGAGTAACTGATACTGGACTTGCCCTCCAttgtaaacaactagaaaacgAGACAAAACATAAAAGGAATGCTACATCAGACACTGGAGCAGGTAGTGCAATGCTGTGAtatgttaaagaaaagaaaccaaggaAGTAAACTCTAAAATCACCCCTGATTTCTGCCTAGAGGCACTTTCCAGCCTACAGGGTAGGAAGGGCAAACCCAGGCAGACAACTGTGACAACAATGAGTTGAGGAGAAAAGAGCAAAATTCAGAGACTGGGGTGGCTGAACATGCATGCAGAGATCTGAAAAGAGGAGAATTATACAGAAAAAGTGCAACAGAAATCTGCATAATGGTTGCCTTGCATCCTTGGCTGATTACTAAGCTGCATATATGTTGAGTATGACTCCACAaagccaggcagagagaaaaaaaacaacaacaaaaaaactactgGGGAAAGACCTACTAGAAACTAAGCTGAATAATTACCAGAGCTCACACAGGGCTGGAAGATAGAGAGTTCTGGTGACCCAGGACGTAGCTCCTCAATGATCTCTGGGGCATTCGATCAACACTAGAAAGATCAAACCACAGCTGTAAAGCTCAACTAGGGATAAAGACTACTCTAGGCACAccctaaaaaaagttaaaaataaacatgaaaaggatCAAGCTGCTAATCAAATAACTGCCTGTGAAAACAAAGTTCAACACTGTTTAAAGAAAGACGGTTTCACTGGATGATCTTTAAAGCAAGTTAGACTGTGCAAAAGATTAGTGAATTTAAAGGCAACAGAAACTATTCAAACTGAAGGACGGTGAGAAAAAGTCTGGAAAAAAGATAGAAACCCTGTGATTTACGGGCACTATCATGAAGTCAGAGATGTAACTAGAGTCTCAGAGGAGAGGgcagaaaaataatgaagaaaatggcTAAATTTTCCTAAATTTGATAAAAAACACAAATCCACAAATCCAAGAACTGAAACAAATGTAAAGCCAGTATAAAGCAGtatgaacacaaagaaaaatcatgCCAAGACACATCTTAAACTGCTGGAATTGGCCATAAAGAGAAGTTGTAAATCTTACAaggagccacaggaagtaaaataaaacaaaaaacgcataggaaaaaaattagaatgcaGATGTCTCCTCAGAAACAAtgcaaactgaaacacaaaactgtatttttaagatacagaaagaaaaacaactgtcaaattacaattttatacccattaaaaatgcttttcaaaaaagaatgcaaaataaagccattttaggccaaacccccctcccccaaaaaacaaaaacaaaaacctgggaGAATTCACCAGAAGATCTGCCCCACAAGAAAAGCTAAACCTGTTTCAGAGTAAAGGAAAATTACATCAGATTGAAATTTGCATATACaaaaaaagcaatgaagaaaTGAGTCAGTAGAGGGCTACTTCTATTAATTGAAACAGGAGGAGATTTGAGTAATTTCCCTccacagaaaagtataaaaacagacaaaattgtCAAAAAATAACCAATCATGACACTGAAAATTGATCAAAATCAGAcaacaaatttgaaaaatgtttattgttgaAAAACTAGATTTGGACAAAAGTAGCAACTCCATGACTTTCTATACTTGGTATTATTACCTTGTACCTACCACTTATTCAGTAAAAACTGTACCTTTATAAGTTTAAGGCTAGTTGCAGCCAGAGTATTAGACTGAATTAACAGTTGGGAACAAGGAAAACCCATAGCTTTGCTAAACCAAGGTTGCAAGTCCAGTTCATGGCCACTAAGAAATCAATCAGATAGTGAACTGAGAGATCCTAGAAGTGAAAGAGCCACACAGTGGCTAAGACAAACTCTTAATTCACACATACCTGACCAACCGCTTAAgtggaaaaatgaaaaccaagGGATACTGAGAACTGGTTGCAACCTTGAATGTTTTCCTCAACTCACACACAGCTCAGCAGACTTAAAGTCTCAACTTGAAGATGTCTGAGTTCACACTCCACCCAAATCGTTGGGCTGACTACTAAGCTATGCAGACAGAAAGATGAAGCCAGGCTATAATAAAAACAACTGAGTAGAAACATCAGTGGCAGCACAATGCAAGGAAGATAAATTACAGAGTTTAAGTATAGGTAAgctaggaaacaaacaaaaaacatacaaaaaaaatcagaaaaccaaaagagaatccaaagttactaaaatatattatctaaaattaaaGTTTTCAGCCACAAAATTACCACACATTGgtgtagggggagggggaagaagtaTAATGATACACAAGGGAAAAAGCAGTCAATATAAACTGACTGAGTGGGACCAGATGCTGGGTTCAGGAAAGACTTCAAAGCAACTATTACAAAcatgttcaaagaattaaaggaaaacatgctaacaaggagacagaaaataggAAATCGTAATAGAAACATTGAAACTATatagaacaaaatggaaattctagagttAAAATGTACGAAcactaaagtgaaaaataaattagatgagATACCAGATATGAAATGGCAGAAGGATTCAGCGAGTTTGAAGATTTATCAATAAAATTATCCAAGccaaagaaatcagagaaaaaagactaaagaaaaatgaacagagaatcAGCCACCTGTGGGCCAATGTCAAGTATTCCGGGATATAAGTAAAAGGAGTCTCAAAGTAGATGAGAAAAAAAGGTCAGAAAAAAAGGTCTGAATaaataatggcaaaaaaattCCCTAAATTGATACTATAATACTAATACTACTCATAATAATCTGATCCAAGAAACTAAACAAAGCCCAAGTAAGATAAACACAAAGAACTACAACTAGTTACATCATAGTCATCTTgctaaaaggcaaagaaaaaaatactgaaaacatcAAGAAGAAAGTAATGTATCATGTAAAAGTGAACAATCATATGTTACTACTGGctaacttctcatcagaaataatAGAGATCAGAAGGTAGCAgaatgaaatatttgaagagctaggggaaaaataataaaaattttaaatgaacctAGAATTCTGTGAGTGAAGACAAAATAGGTACATTCCAGATAATCAAAACTGAGAGAATGCTAGCAGACCTTAGCTATAAGAAATATGTCTACCATACAAActctaataaaaagaaagctggagtggtaatattaatataagataaaatagattcAGAGTAAGGAATATTACCAGAAATCAGGAGGAGCGTtcataaaggggtcaattcatcaggaagacgtaacaatcctaaaattttatGCACCTAATGAGCTTCTAAATGCATGAAAACCCAAAAGAACTAAATTAGACAAATCCATAAATACAGTTAGTGATTTCAATATTCCTCTTAGTAAatgacagaaaattaacaagggtAGAGAagcctttaaaatatatctgaaaattttcaatcatttggaaattaaacaacacacttccaAGTAATCATTTGGTCAAAGAAAAACATCTCAAGTGAAACTGAAAAATAGTTTGAactaaatggaaatgaaaacacaagataTCAAAATCTGTAAGAGGAAGTTAGATCAGTATTCAGGgtaaaatttgtaattttaaatgataGAAGAGAATGGTCTAAAATCAATTACCTAAACGTCCATTTTAAGACTCtggaaaaataagagcaaactaCATCAAGAGAAGAAGGATGGGATTAATAAAGATTGAAAAGGTaatcaatgaaatataaaacagacAATATAGAAAATCAATTAAACCAATTTTATGGAGACAACTAGAATGCCCATACAatgctggtaggaatataaaatggtacacttTGAGAATCTGGTGACTTCTTAAAAGTTAAACTGACACCTATCTTAGGTCTAATTATTCCATTCCTatgtatttactcaagagaagtgaaaacatatgtccacaaaatgACTCCCAAAATATTCAGAACTTTATTCATACTAAACAAATCCTGGAAACCCAAAGGTCCATAAACAAGTCAATGGGTTGTAAAAGTGTATATAAACATACACTGATCAATGaacattaaagaaattaatgaaatatgcAACAATATAGACGAATCTCAGTTATAATTCTGAGAGAATGAAGCCTTAACCAAAGACCATACAGTATTTGACTCTAAATTCttgaacaggcaaaactaatctataatgACAGGAAGCAGATCAATGGTCACTTGAGTTGGGGTAGGGGTGGGCTGACTGCAAAAGGGATATGGAAGAAATTTTTCAGGGTGATGGAATCTGTATCTTGATTGGGATGATGGTTACACTgaatacctttgtcaaaaatcaaactGCAGATTTAAAATGGATATGTTTTATGAATTATACTTCATTTCTCTACATCTCAAGTTTCTTATTCATAGCTCAGAAATAATACTTCACAGAGTGGTAAGGTTATAATGAAATAGTACACATACCCAGTGCAATGCCTACCAGGTAGTAAGCAGTTCGTTATTCATCAGTTCTCTACCTGAACACCTGTTGTTTCTAAGGAGCTTTCAAGACTCCCATACCATTATTAAGATAGCTGCAGTTAAAAAATTCTTCTTCATAGGGAACTAAAATGCCTCTCTCCAACCTACATCCATTGATCCTAAGTCTACCCTCTCTAGAGCAGTTGTTCTCAAACTGAggcgtgcatcagaatcacttggaggggTGGTACAACACAAAGACTGCTGAGGCTTATCCCGATCGTTTGATTCAGCAGACCTGGAATGAGACCTGAGAGTTTGCATTTctgagttcccaggtgatgctggtgatgCCAGGGATTCCActctgagaagcactgctttagaGAAACATAATTTATAAGACCACTCATActtccaagtgcatcattttaaACACTGGAAGAGTtaacatattttttaactttccttttttcCAAATTAAAGCAGTCTTAGCTCTTCCAAACCTCACTTTCCTAGTTCTGTTAGAATGTCAATATCCCTCCTAACATGTAGCCCCCAGGACTGAGACTTCCAGTTGGGACCTAACTAGTACCACACCCGCCACCCCACAAAAAAGGCAACAATCGTTTATCTTAACCTGAACAGTTTCCCAGGTTTAGGTTTTTCAGTGTGTGTGTAGTTGTGTCTTTGTCAATCAAACACTTCCTGATTGTTTATCACCAACTGCTATAAGAGCAGGTCTTACTAATATTCTTATACAGAGCCTGTCATAAACTTCTGTCAAGCAAAGCCTTTGTTCCATGAACCAAATTCCTGAATTAAAAAATGCTCCAAAGGACAGGACCAATAATACAACAGTATACTTGTTCAAAGAGTAATTTCAACAGTAATATACCTTTGCTTCAGAACTACGTGATGCATATTCTTCAGGAGTCTTCAAGTACTTAATGAAAACATGCTTATCTGAATCACTGAAAATAAAAGCTGGAATTCTACAGTTTCAACAGAAATGGTATGTGcaattttctccacacccatgcTATTACATTTCAAAATTAATTCCTATATTTCCTGCAAAAATATAATTCTTGGTTGAGGGAAAAAATGATTAAACGTAATGACTTGCCAAGCAAAAATTTATGTACCTGTGGCCAAAAATGGTCATCTGAAGGATAGAAAACAATCCCTGCTTTCTTATGTGTAAATTTCCTCCAGCAGGTGAGAGAGTATACAGAAATGAGAGGATCACCACTGTATActtggaaaacaaatttttaaagtaaattaaaatcatGTTCCTAGACTCTAAAGTTTCTAGTTGTATCCTTTCAATACACTTCAATAGTACAGGAGCAATTATTTAACCTAGAGAATAATGATTAATAATTCAGAGGAATTATTACAAAAACCACAAATAAGACATAATTAAGTAAAGTTAGTTTATTTTACCTGTAGCTCTTCCAatataaatttaatgtaaatgCTGATACTGAGAAATATTAGGAAGAATTACTGATAGATGTCAGAATATCATGCCTTCCAATCCATCCTCCATGAACTTCTTATAAAGTGCCATAAATTTGGCCACAAATGCTTCCAAGTGATAAATGGCTTTGCTACCCAGCTGTAGACGATGTTCATAGTAAGCTGCCATCTGGGCCACTTCCCCTTTCAGTTGTCCATCACAATTATGTAAAAGCTCTGAGAGAAGGCCCTAAAGAAAGATAACTAGTAATTaaaaaagtaatcattttaaaaaaatattagctgaaaatgctttatttctctcattcaaaaaggaagtaaaacttaagtatgttctttttttatttctgatggaCCAGCAGACTTCATCCAAAAGTACATACcattctaaaatgtaaaaatgtgatAGTTATCTTTCATATTCCAactctaaatatttaaatgtacaaGGGTGCAAAGATATAAGTAAAAAGATGCTTACCGCagcattattaattataataatctgTAGACAACCTAAAGCTCCACCAACAGGGGTCATATCCAAAAACTGTGGTATAGTCATATAATGAAATCCCACCCATCCACTAAAAAGAATAAGGTAAATCTGTACTGTCATGAAACAGCAACCATACTACactgctgaatttttaaaaagaaggggaaaaaaaaacaaacagcacagGACACTGAAGTTTTgtgaaacacacacatatatgggcTTATTTCTATGTGACTAGAAAAGAGGTCTTATGGAAACAGAGTGTGGAgcttcacttttttctttgtatatttggtatcatttgaattttttcatGTAAGGATTACCAggtaattttaataaatacaaacaaacaaaaaaacagtgtgTTCCCTAAAATCTAACAGTCAGCCTATCTATCCAGCTGGGGAGTTGATTAGGTTTAGATCAGCCCTAAAACTGTGTCTTACAATatccctctgcctccttctttaACCTCATTACTCAAGTGCACTGGGCCTTGCTGTCTGCAATACTTGTTCCCCAGCTACTTATACTTATATGGTTCCCTTCTTTTAATCTTTCAAGTTTTAGTTTCACAGAAGCCATCACTGACCTTCCATAACCCTGCCCTCCATTGTTACCATTTCACCTTGTTACTTCCTTTGTGGCACCTGGAACATTCTGAAATCCTCTTGCTTCATTTCCTATTTCACCCCACAAAAATGCAACTTCTCTGAAGGCAGGCCCACCCGTCCCCTTCAACACACCCCTAAAGGTGCCTGAAGCAccagaagctcaataaatatctgttgaactaATGAGCTGGACAGAAAGAAGTGACAATGTATCTTAGTGCAGCAAAAGCCCTGAGATCACACAAAGTCCAAGTTTTATGGTTATAAACAGTTCAAAATTTGAAATCAGGATACCTTCATTATTATTTCAGGAGGAATACAATGAGTCAGAAGCTCATAGAGTCTCCCACGAACTTCAAGGAGcctatacaaaacaaaacaatattctgtgataaaaatAGGAGGTAATTTTTCCTCTGTACTGTCTTAGTTTACGAATTAAACATCCCAATACAGACATTTTCTTAAATGGCTTATCATACTTAAGATACACCTATGGAAGCTTATCCTAATTTCagttcatttttctaaaatgatatAATAATTGCTCACTAAATATTAGCTGCTATTCAAATTAGAAAATTATGAATTTTCTAAGATAGGTCAAACAAGAATCAAGACTAAGGGGTCAAAAATCAGAAGGAGCCATTTGGTACTGTGTGGACCAATGTTCAGAATGACACTAGCCATCCCAGTATTTCTGCACAGCTCCAAGGTTTTCTGAAATTaagagaaatttctttttatacaGCATAATGGCATCAACTCCCAAAACTGTTAGTCTAAATAGGCAACAGCAGCACTCGAACAAGTTCATTTATGAGCTGTCAAAACCTgtttggaaactggaggaaagggcCGCAGCAGCTAGAATAATTAAGTAAAGTAATAATCAACTGAAGTCTTAAAAATACATCTAATAATAGTCAAATAGTCAAATACTGCAACATCTGTACCTAAATCTCTTAAGAGCAGGAAAGTTCAACTACTACCGccaatttttcttcattaaaatcagaacaaaaacaagaaagtCATCGTTAGcatggaaatattttatggaAGTAAAAGGCTCCCAAGACACgctttgtttgaattttatttctttaaagcctGAAATTTCTTCACTGATTGACAATATTTTACAGAACGGAATGCACATTTTTTCCTAAAGTCAAGGTTtcttttctgaagaacctaccTAAAACGTTTGCACTTTTCGAAAACTATTAATTTCTTCAactaatataaatgaattaataggAATTCAATGCAAATACCACATACCCATTATCTATGACTATTCACCTCCTCTAATCTATATGGTAGCCCAAGAGTACACATTATCATTTCCTTTGAagaatttcttataaaaataagaattcatCAGATATACCATACAAGAAGAGAAACATGGTATAATCCTCTCATGATTATTTTCACGTAAACCAGGAAAGCTTACATTTCAGTGGTTGCATTCAGTCTAGTCTGTTTCCTAAAAGAATCAACCCTCTCTAAAGTCCAAAGATGGTTTCTCAGTTTTGACAGGCAAAAAATAGTAGCAAACTGTGTCTCAGTGAGCCTAAGGGACCTTCACTAGACGTTCCAAAGGTAGTGAGTGGGCCTTAAGACTGTCACTCTTGATTTGGAGAAGAGCAGACTGCCCTTCTCAATCAAAGCTGTCATGATAAATCAAACAAGCAGTGGCTGAAGTACTCTCAGCATGGTCTACTACTGAAGAAGAGACCTAGGAAGTAAACAGAAACAACTGTACAGCAAATACGCACAGAACACTTCCTAAATACTGATGGCATATACACAATATTATTCTTAACAAAGCCTATCATCACACATGAGCAGCAGGTCTTCTGGTTCTCAATCCATTATCACACAATCTCTTCTGCTCTTATAACAAAGGTACAAGTATCCTTGGTATAAATAATAGCATCTTCATTATACAAATGAAAAAGTTGAAGCTCTAAGATGAAGTTACCTGCTCAAGGACACTTAGCTAAAACTCAGTAGAAGAACTAGAAGTCTGACCCACAGTCTAGGGTCTTTCTATGACACATCAATACAAAGTTACATATTGTGATTTTCAATATTAGAAAGCTAGACACATCATGCTATGTATTAATATTAAATCATCCAAGATTCtgggaaaaacctaaaacttccaaaatttgttttaatttatgtagAAGTTCCACATTTACATGCCAATAGCCATGATATCATATGCTAAACTATTCTGAACCactaaatttctaaaattaaatccTACCTTTTCTTTATAAGTGTACTATTATAGATTTAATTATAATTCTAAATGGCATGGTATTAGCATAAAACAGCTAACCTAAAACTTAGAATATCTGTACTATCTCAATGACCAAACTTTCATGGTGATCTTTTACAGTGGTTACCTCTGTGGAGTCTGCTGACTGACAATAGCATTGGCAGTCTCCCTCAGATACACCTCCCAATCTGTTTCAGGGATTTCTTGATCTCCAGTAAAAGGATATCTACATGACAAAAAGAGAACACAATACATTAAATGAAAGTGGGCTTATGTCCCAAAATGTTTCCTACGGTAACTTCCCCCTTTCACTCACTGTTGCACTCTGCAGGCTTCACACATAAGCAGAGCTTTTCTGAGATTTCTGCAGGACTTCTCTGCAAGTCTACGAGCCAGTTGTGAAGGAAGATTTAGACCTTCCTTCTTGCACACAGTAGATAACACATggcaaatctacaaacaaaataattaacaaaaatggGCAATCTGTCAAACAGCATACTGAGACAATTTCTGTTAATATCTTTACAGACCCTCCCCAACCTTTTTTTTGGTCACTACCCTACCCTAACCCACTGCTCCTTCAGCAGGAGGCTAGGGGTCTAGCCTAGCTGTCAGGAAGAGGCAGCAGCTAGATGGGCAACTGGAGGAAGCTCTGGTCCCAGCTCCAAGCCTGACAGCCTCCTCAAGGCAACATGGAGTTGGAGACAAAGGGTCTCATGTTGGGGGCAAAGATACTGCTCACAAGGCTGCCAAGTAGAGCCGTACAAGCTGAAGTGCACACGACTCAGGCACTAAGACCTGAATGGTGCCCATGGGAGTGGTGTAACCTGGCAGTGCTGCTGCTTTATAGACACTTTTAACTCTATCACCCCCAAAATTTTTACAAGTGAAACTTATAATAAAGTTACTTTAACTActttgaaactaatacaatgtcaCATATTATCCCCACTTTGCATAAAATTGTCCCAAATCTATTAAACAGCAGAAAACTGCCTGTGAGAAACTGGTATTTCTACTGACAGCTACTAAGgatgataaagaaaacaaaaaaatgtattatgtttCAGACTAACTTTGGTCCCCTAACAGGGGACTAGGTATTCCCAAATCATCATCTTGCAAAATGTATTTCCTGAATACTCATGCCTCCTCCATAAGCCAGTTAAATCAGGTTAAGGTAGAAGCCATTAAATAACCAGCCTTTACCTACTTTAGTAAAATCCACAATATTACTTGTTTAAAGTAAAAGATGATTTAATGGAAAGAACATTTTCTATATATTGGTATCTGGTatttactacatatatatatatatatatatatatatatatatatatatataggtttatACGTATACTAATAGTTAGCATCCAGGCCATAGCTATTCCTAAATTACTGATATAGCTCACTATGttttcacaaaaacaaacatgacAGGGATGTACACACAGTACGCATGGAATTTGAAGTgaaattttttcctgaaaagtttAACTTGACTTACATCTTCAATGCTGGGAGCAGGCACACGAACTGCAAGGCACCTACTACGAATAGGTGGTATCACTTTTGATGTAGAATTGCAACACAAGATCAACCTGCAGGTGGACATATACTTTTCCATGGTTCTGCGCAAGGCATGCTGAGCATCTTTAGTGAGTTTGTCAACTTCTGTCAATAACACGACTGagtcaaggaaaaacaaaacaaactttaacttaagtatttctcttcctcttcctcctcattaTTCAGAGTGAAATCCTAAATAATAAGTCTAATATACTACTTTCCCCTTTGGAGAAGACATGCAAAACTTATAGGTATGGCGagaataatttcttttatttttattttaaaacattctaagATCAAACAAGCCTAAGAAACACTAGGCTAAACAAAGTTAAAGAGGTTATTTTGTTGTAGAATTTACTGCagcctttattatatttatacacaGTAGAAATCACCACGACAAGGATATAATGTGCTGCATTTACCCAAAATAATTTATCTCAGGAGCACATTTCTGTAGAACACCTTAGCATTCAGGaatacactttggaaaacactggcaCAAGAGATGTAGCAAATAAGGCATAAAGACATCTGGTTACTTGTATAATAAGATTCCATCTGGTCATAATCAAGGATTGTCCTTAAAGTGCTTCAGGAATAGTATGTAGGGACTGAATCCAACTGttgtatttttcattgtattaaattatttctagAAGATGACAGTGGTAGCATTTGTAGCATTTGAATCTCTCCcataaaaacagacagaaaaagtAAAGATTCCAAGACCCAAGACAACATTTATATCAAAACTAGGTGACAAGTTGTCCCTAAGAACCCTAAATATGAGCAAGTGAGAACAAGAAACTATGTGTGGGAGGAAGTGGCGGGGATCCACCAGGTTTTTGACAGCCTTTAGGACAGGAGAACCCCAAATCACCCACAAAAGCACACTAGAAATATCATGGGCCAATTTAAGAACAGCACTCAGAGGGCTCTCAATTCATGGCTAAGAGCTAAGGAACCTTGATGCAATAAGGTTTGAGAGAACATTggactgaaaataataaaatgaatattcctTCCAAGATAACACTTCACAGTTTGGAGACGTTCTGGAATTAGAACCGAAATTGAacagaacaggaaaaataaagacaaggagATTGATCCCAGTATCTGACAAGGATAGCaccaaataaaatgataaaaaaataaatcattgctAGGTGAGAAAACagcagcatattttaaaaattaacacatcCCAACCAAGTGACATTTACTCCAGAAATGCAAAGCAGTTTCATTAAAAGATCCAGTAATATAATACTAAAcactaagaagaaaaatcataaaactacATTAATGGATACAGgagagcatttgaaaaaaaaatttttaatttattttgaagtacAGACTGAGGAGGAAAGATAAGAAATACACTGGAATATGCACAGGTGATTtacaaaacagtaaaataagcaatgaacaaaagataaaatcatcacattcactaaaaaaaaacaaagtacaaacaatttattttctccaCTCAAACT
This region of Orcinus orca chromosome 18, mOrcOrc1.1, whole genome shotgun sequence genomic DNA includes:
- the RFC3 gene encoding replication factor C subunit 3 isoform X3 → MCILRELYGVGVEKLRIEHQTITTPSKKKIEISTIASNYHLEVNPSDAGNSDRVVIQEMLKTVAQSQQLETNSQKDFKVVLLTEVDKLTKDAQHALRRTMEKYMSTCRLILCCNSTSKVIPPIRSRCLAVRVPAPSIEDICHVLSTVCKKEGLNLPSQLARRLAEKSCRNLRKALLMCEACRVQQYPFTGDQEIPETDWEVYLRETANAIVSQQTPQRLLEVRGRLYELLTHCIPPEIIMKGLLSELLHNCDGQLKGEVAQMAAYYEHRLQLGSKAIYHLEAFVAKFMALYKKFMEDGLEGMIF
- the RFC3 gene encoding replication factor C subunit 3 isoform X1 — translated: MSLWVDKYRPCSLGQLDYHKEQAAQLRNLVSRRDGAGRAGGGEAFALPLQKVQCGDFPHLLVYGPSGAGKKTRIMCILRELYGVGVEKLRIEHQTITTPSKKKIEISTIASNYHLEVNPSDAGNSDRVVIQEMLKTVAQSQQLETNSQKDFKVVLLTEVDKLTKDAQHALRRTMEKYMSTCRLILCCNSTSKVIPPIRSRCLAVRVPAPSIEDICHVLSTVCKKEGLNLPSQLARRLAEKSCRNLRKALLMCEACRVQQYPFTGDQEIPETDWEVYLRETANAIVSQQTPQRLLEVRGRLYELLTHCIPPEIIMKGLLSELLHNCDGQLKGEVAQMAAYYEHRLQLGSKAIYHLEAFVAKFMALYKKFMEDGLEGMIF
- the RFC3 gene encoding replication factor C subunit 3 isoform X2; this translates as MSLWVDKYRPCSLGQLDYHKEQAAQLRNLVQCGDFPHLLVYGPSGAGKKTRIMCILRELYGVGVEKLRIEHQTITTPSKKKIEISTIASNYHLEVNPSDAGNSDRVVIQEMLKTVAQSQQLETNSQKDFKVVLLTEVDKLTKDAQHALRRTMEKYMSTCRLILCCNSTSKVIPPIRSRCLAVRVPAPSIEDICHVLSTVCKKEGLNLPSQLARRLAEKSCRNLRKALLMCEACRVQQYPFTGDQEIPETDWEVYLRETANAIVSQQTPQRLLEVRGRLYELLTHCIPPEIIMKGLLSELLHNCDGQLKGEVAQMAAYYEHRLQLGSKAIYHLEAFVAKFMALYKKFMEDGLEGMIF